In Neisseria brasiliensis, the following proteins share a genomic window:
- a CDS encoding CopD family copper resistance protein yields MSIYAVAHIVHLFCAIAFVGGVFFEMLVLSVMHTKRVSREARREVEKAMSYRAVRVMPPVVIVLFLSGLVMVFERYVPVFHQPFASSFGTMLFLKVLLAFSVLLHFAIAVVKMARGTLTVGWSKYIHVVVFTHMLLIVFFAKAMFYWVW; encoded by the coding sequence ATGAGTATTTATGCGGTGGCACACATTGTGCATTTATTTTGTGCGATTGCTTTTGTCGGCGGCGTTTTTTTTGAAATGCTGGTGTTGTCGGTTATGCACACCAAGCGCGTATCGCGCGAGGCGCGGCGCGAAGTGGAAAAAGCGATGTCGTATCGCGCCGTGCGGGTGATGCCGCCGGTGGTGATTGTGTTGTTTTTATCGGGCTTGGTGATGGTGTTTGAACGCTATGTGCCGGTGTTTCATCAGCCGTTTGCATCGTCTTTCGGTACGATGCTGTTTCTCAAGGTATTGCTGGCATTTAGCGTGTTGCTGCATTTTGCCATCGCCGTGGTCAAAATGGCGCGCGGCACCTTAACCGTGGGTTGGTCGAAATATATTCATGTTGTGGTGTTTACCCATATGCTGCTGATTGTGTTTTTTGCCAAAGCGATGTTTTATTGGGTGTGGTGA